One Bacteroidales bacterium DNA segment encodes these proteins:
- a CDS encoding glycosyltransferase family 4 protein gives MKIAYIATYPPKKCGIGTFTNNLLHSVISTSEQKRISEQALVVALDDEEEEFEYPEEVKYTIRTNHQKDYIKAARFINFSGADVVVLQHEFGIFGGEMGVYILPLLHHLTIPLVTVCHTVLKNPSYIQRSIISEIGKRSSRVIVMSHLAVDFLKNIYKIPGGKIKIIEHGTPTFKPYEQNALKKSYKLKDRTVLLTFGLLSRNKGIETVLHALPEVVKNHPEVMYIILGATHPAVLRLSGEEYKEYLKMLVNKYGLENNVFFYDKFVSEETLVDYLSMADIYVTPYLTKEQITSGTLSYAVGAGSCVLSTPYWHAQELLAKGRGILFDFKNYDQLSEIITELLDNPDKLEKIRKKAFAYGKKLTWPKNGKVYLDLFKEVQNKALPVQTEETSEIDLTLMPKFNLAHIYRLTDDVGIVQNALYGIPNLKHGYNLSDNSRAVLMTAMVYKQYKDQKVLDLLSKYLSYVHYMQNEDGSFHNGLSFDRTFQDEQGTEDSFGRTIWALGYLVKNKPFDSYKQVAKGLLNRSVDQFEQLNSLRGIATTVIGLIYFLQEFPEKEQLFHVLRQLTKKLTDAYEAHKEKDWEWFEYTMTYDNGILPLALFLSYEASEDEHVLKVARESTNFLTRVTLSGDYFAPVGNKGWYQKGGEISSYNQQSVEAMSMVQLFYHGYRILRDKSYLSLLFKCYMWYLGNNTFHIPLYEHETGGCYDGLIYKGVNKNEGAESTISYLISHITVLQAHQLEYFNFNMNK, from the coding sequence ATGAAGATTGCTTATATTGCTACTTACCCTCCCAAAAAATGTGGAATTGGTACTTTTACAAACAACCTCCTTCATTCAGTTATTTCAACTTCCGAACAAAAAAGGATTAGCGAACAGGCGCTTGTTGTTGCCCTGGACGATGAAGAAGAGGAGTTTGAATACCCGGAGGAGGTCAAGTATACCATCCGCACGAATCATCAGAAAGATTATATTAAGGCAGCGCGGTTTATTAATTTCAGTGGTGCGGATGTGGTTGTGCTTCAGCATGAATTTGGAATTTTTGGTGGTGAAATGGGCGTGTATATTTTGCCTCTGTTGCATCACCTGACCATTCCACTGGTTACTGTTTGTCATACGGTTCTGAAGAACCCATCCTATATTCAGCGGTCTATCATTTCGGAGATCGGAAAACGTTCTTCCCGCGTCATTGTCATGAGCCACCTGGCAGTTGACTTTCTGAAAAACATTTACAAGATACCTGGAGGGAAAATTAAAATTATTGAACACGGTACGCCAACATTCAAACCCTATGAACAAAATGCCTTAAAGAAATCATATAAGCTGAAGGACAGAACGGTTTTACTAACATTTGGATTATTAAGCAGGAACAAGGGGATTGAAACCGTACTGCACGCGTTACCTGAGGTTGTAAAAAACCATCCGGAAGTCATGTATATTATCCTGGGCGCAACCCACCCTGCTGTGCTTCGCTTATCCGGAGAAGAATACAAGGAATACCTGAAAATGCTGGTGAATAAATATGGGCTGGAGAACAATGTGTTCTTTTACGATAAGTTTGTGTCGGAAGAAACATTGGTGGATTACCTGAGTATGGCTGATATTTACGTAACACCTTATCTTACAAAGGAACAAATTACCAGCGGCACACTTTCATATGCCGTAGGTGCCGGTTCGTGTGTGCTGTCTACTCCATACTGGCATGCTCAAGAGCTCCTGGCTAAAGGCAGGGGTATCCTTTTTGATTTTAAAAACTACGATCAACTGTCAGAAATCATTACAGAGCTATTGGACAACCCTGACAAATTAGAGAAGATCAGGAAGAAAGCTTTTGCTTATGGAAAAAAACTTACCTGGCCAAAAAATGGCAAAGTCTACCTCGACCTGTTTAAAGAGGTTCAAAACAAAGCATTGCCTGTTCAAACTGAGGAAACCTCTGAGATTGACCTGACCTTAATGCCTAAGTTCAATTTGGCGCATATATACAGACTTACAGATGATGTAGGTATTGTACAGAACGCCCTGTATGGTATTCCCAACCTTAAACATGGTTACAACCTCAGTGATAATTCCCGTGCGGTGCTGATGACGGCAATGGTTTACAAACAATACAAGGACCAAAAAGTGCTGGATTTGCTTTCCAAATACCTGAGCTATGTCCATTACATGCAAAATGAAGATGGCTCGTTCCATAACGGACTGAGTTTTGATCGCACCTTTCAGGATGAACAGGGAACCGAGGATTCGTTTGGACGTACGATCTGGGCATTAGGATATTTGGTGAAAAACAAGCCTTTCGATTCGTACAAACAGGTGGCTAAAGGCCTTCTTAACCGTTCGGTAGATCAGTTTGAGCAATTGAATTCATTGCGCGGGATTGCTACAACTGTTATAGGATTAATATACTTCTTGCAGGAATTTCCAGAGAAAGAGCAATTGTTCCATGTGTTGAGGCAGTTGACTAAAAAACTCACAGATGCTTATGAAGCCCATAAAGAAAAGGACTGGGAATGGTTTGAATACACAATGACGTATGACAACGGGATACTACCGCTGGCGCTATTTCTGTCCTATGAGGCCTCTGAAGATGAGCATGTCTTAAAGGTTGCAAGGGAAAGCACGAACTTTCTGACCAGGGTTACGCTTTCCGGCGACTATTTTGCTCCGGTAGGTAATAAAGGATGGTATCAAAAAGGTGGCGAAATCTCCTCTTATAATCAGCAATCCGTCGAAGCCATGAGTATGGTGCAACTTTTTTATCATGGTTACCGCATACTCAGAGACAAGAGTTATTTGTCATTGTTGTTTAAATGCTACATGTGGTATTTAGGCAACAACACATTTCACATTCCACTTTATGAGCATGAAACAGGTGGCTGCTATGATGGACTCATTTATAAAGGGGTAAATAAGAACGAAGGGGCAGAAAGCACCATATCCTATTTAATTTCTCATATTACAGTGCTCCAGGCTCATCAACTGGAATATTTCAACTTTAATATGAATAAATAG